The Luteimonas sp. YGD11-2 genome has a window encoding:
- a CDS encoding ECF-type sigma factor — MSGTAEITLWLDAARGGDRAAMDQVLATLYQELHAMARRQLAGQHGQTLDATALVHEAYLKLIGGQAARFDDRAHFFAYAASAMRSVVVDYARQRLARKRGGDLHRVTDLPEDLAGGVRLDEDTLALDAALTALGRVDERLARVVELRYFAGLSELEIAALLERSERSVRRDWQKARMYLLASLQDGTAS, encoded by the coding sequence ATGTCGGGCACGGCGGAAATCACCCTCTGGCTGGATGCCGCGCGCGGCGGTGATCGTGCCGCGATGGACCAGGTGCTGGCGACGCTCTACCAGGAGCTGCACGCGATGGCGCGGCGCCAGCTTGCCGGGCAGCACGGCCAGACCCTCGATGCCACCGCGCTGGTGCACGAGGCCTATCTGAAACTCATCGGCGGACAGGCCGCACGCTTCGACGATCGCGCGCATTTCTTCGCCTATGCGGCTTCGGCGATGCGCAGCGTGGTGGTCGATTACGCGCGCCAGCGGCTGGCCCGCAAGCGCGGCGGCGACCTGCACCGCGTCACCGACCTGCCCGAGGACCTCGCCGGCGGCGTGCGCCTGGACGAGGACACGCTGGCACTGGATGCCGCGCTGACCGCATTGGGCCGGGTCGACGAACGACTCGCACGGGTGGTCGAACTGCGCTATTTCGCGGGCCTGTCGGAACTCGAGATCGCAGCGCTGCTGGAGCGCTCCGAGCGCAGCGTGCGCCGCGACTGGCAGAAGGCGCGGATGTACCTGCTGGCGTCGCTGCAGGATGGAACGGCGAGCTGA
- a CDS encoding serine/threonine-protein kinase produces MDAARWQQVSTQLDALLDLEIPARSTVLARIRADDPPLAAELERLLALEHTESPLDTPLVAPLPGARPGLAVGPYRLEHLLGEGGMGQVWLARRDDGLYQRRVALKLLRPGLADPGLRLRFTRERQILARLEHAHIARLLDAGISADQQPYLALDYVDGEPITDWCTRREAGIEACLHLFLQVCDAVSHAHANLVVHRDLKPSNILVTPLDEVRLLDFGIAKLLDAPEPALERTRTGLRAFTLHYAAPEQIRGEPVTTMTDVYSLGMVLYELIAGAKPYALKRPSDAQWEEAILGVDPPRPSVVLQRRADEASSADAPTLRRRARRSAGDLDNIVLKALAKRPEQRYPSVEAFALDLQRYLDGRPVLARPQGLLYRARKYVRRHRWPLATTAAITMVLALALAILGWQRAQGQREADRARAMQALVVGLFEHAGSARASRPLDVRELLDAGQSRGAVELAGQPGLHAELLGVLARLRLGLGDYARALDLLDRQASLIDGAGDVPASLRLEASADRGRALRLLGRPADCVARMDPARNVAHAAEGRLPAQAAEYYAQLGRCRRQTGEMAAAETLFRHALALRRARVANGPGVSENLADLASLHAARGQTAAARRGYQAALEELRRGVGGRHPLAVDMLRALCAVERDGGHVTQAERHCREALALAQALHGSHHPDTIDARRLLAALHVDQGRLTEAETEFREAHAWLLARLGPDHADVARNLNSLAIVAWERGDTDAALRDLRAATAMLAARGPGHALADALFNLALVRADVGDAQAALPPLDEALALRVQLLGREHPQVGVARRLRGELLLRLGRGDAALAALRDAARLTGTGYGTDHPQARRARHALALAESAGDPTRLLRRLDPLATAASADLEARKAAWLAAADAAALRCAGNDSGRGRLDATRITGELRAAFPEGGSVRRQATALLAACDRPIEDVTHVGVRTAGR; encoded by the coding sequence ATGGACGCCGCGCGCTGGCAGCAGGTTTCCACGCAGCTGGATGCGCTGCTCGATCTGGAGATCCCGGCGCGCAGCACGGTGCTGGCGCGCATCCGTGCGGACGACCCGCCACTGGCCGCCGAGCTCGAGCGGCTGCTCGCCCTCGAGCACACCGAAAGCCCGCTCGACACGCCGCTGGTCGCGCCGCTGCCCGGTGCGCGACCCGGCCTCGCTGTCGGACCCTATCGCCTCGAGCACCTGCTGGGCGAGGGCGGCATGGGCCAGGTGTGGCTGGCGCGCCGCGACGATGGGCTCTACCAGCGCCGGGTCGCCCTGAAGCTGCTGCGCCCGGGGCTCGCCGACCCCGGCCTGCGCCTGCGCTTCACCCGTGAGCGGCAGATCCTCGCGCGGCTCGAGCACGCGCATATCGCGCGCCTGCTCGACGCCGGCATCAGCGCCGACCAGCAACCGTACCTGGCGCTGGATTACGTCGACGGCGAACCGATCACCGACTGGTGCACGCGCCGTGAGGCCGGCATCGAGGCATGCCTGCACCTGTTCCTGCAGGTCTGCGATGCGGTCAGCCACGCGCACGCCAACCTGGTCGTGCACCGCGACCTCAAGCCGTCGAACATCCTGGTCACCCCGCTCGACGAGGTGCGGCTGCTGGACTTCGGCATCGCCAAGCTGCTCGATGCACCGGAGCCGGCGCTGGAGCGCACGCGCACCGGGCTGCGCGCCTTCACCCTGCACTACGCTGCGCCCGAGCAGATCCGCGGCGAGCCGGTCACCACGATGACCGACGTGTATTCGCTGGGCATGGTGCTCTACGAGCTGATCGCCGGCGCCAAGCCATATGCGCTCAAGCGCCCCAGCGATGCGCAATGGGAGGAAGCGATCCTCGGGGTGGACCCGCCGCGCCCTTCCGTGGTGCTGCAGCGGCGCGCGGATGAAGCTTCGTCGGCGGATGCCCCGACTTTGCGACGGCGCGCGCGGCGCAGTGCCGGCGACCTCGACAACATCGTGCTCAAGGCGCTGGCCAAGCGCCCGGAGCAGCGCTATCCATCGGTGGAGGCGTTCGCGCTCGACCTGCAGCGCTATCTCGACGGCCGGCCGGTGCTGGCCCGCCCACAAGGCCTGCTGTACCGGGCGCGCAAATACGTGCGCAGGCACCGTTGGCCGCTCGCCACCACTGCGGCCATCACCATGGTGCTGGCACTGGCACTGGCGATCCTCGGCTGGCAGCGCGCGCAGGGGCAGCGCGAAGCCGACCGCGCGCGGGCCATGCAGGCCCTGGTGGTGGGGCTGTTCGAACATGCCGGCAGCGCGCGTGCCTCGCGTCCGCTGGACGTACGCGAGCTGCTCGACGCCGGCCAGTCCCGCGGCGCGGTGGAGCTTGCCGGCCAACCGGGGCTGCATGCCGAACTGCTAGGGGTGCTGGCACGCCTGCGATTGGGCCTGGGCGATTACGCGCGCGCACTCGATCTGCTCGACCGGCAGGCGTCGCTGATCGACGGCGCCGGCGACGTGCCGGCCAGCCTGCGCCTGGAAGCGAGCGCCGACCGTGGCCGTGCATTGCGCCTGCTCGGCCGGCCCGCGGACTGTGTGGCGCGGATGGATCCGGCACGCAATGTCGCGCATGCCGCGGAAGGGCGGCTGCCGGCGCAGGCAGCCGAGTACTACGCCCAGCTCGGCCGCTGCCGCCGCCAGACCGGCGAGATGGCCGCGGCGGAAACCCTGTTCCGCCACGCGCTGGCATTGCGCCGCGCACGGGTCGCCAACGGGCCCGGCGTTTCCGAGAACCTCGCCGACCTCGCATCGCTGCATGCCGCACGCGGGCAGACCGCGGCGGCACGACGCGGCTACCAGGCGGCGCTGGAGGAACTGCGCCGCGGTGTCGGCGGACGCCACCCGCTCGCCGTCGACATGCTGCGCGCGCTGTGCGCCGTGGAACGCGACGGCGGCCACGTGACCCAGGCCGAACGCCACTGCCGCGAAGCGCTCGCGCTCGCCCAGGCGCTGCATGGCAGCCACCATCCCGACACCATCGACGCACGCCGCCTGCTGGCCGCGCTGCATGTCGACCAGGGCCGGCTGACCGAGGCCGAGACCGAGTTCCGCGAAGCGCATGCCTGGCTGCTCGCACGCCTGGGGCCGGACCACGCCGACGTCGCGCGCAACCTCAACAGCCTCGCCATCGTGGCCTGGGAACGTGGCGACACCGATGCGGCATTGCGCGACCTGCGTGCCGCCACCGCGATGCTGGCCGCGCGCGGCCCCGGCCATGCGCTGGCCGACGCGCTGTTCAACCTCGCACTGGTGCGCGCCGACGTCGGCGATGCGCAGGCCGCGCTGCCGCCGCTGGACGAGGCGCTGGCGCTGCGTGTGCAGCTGCTGGGCCGCGAGCATCCCCAGGTGGGCGTGGCCCGGCGGTTGCGCGGTGAGCTGCTGCTGCGCCTTGGTCGCGGCGACGCGGCGCTCGCCGCGCTGCGCGACGCCGCCCGCCTGACCGGCACCGGCTACGGCACCGACCACCCGCAGGCCCGGCGTGCCCGGCACGCGCTTGCACTGGCCGAATCCGCAGGCGACCCCACGCGGCTCCTGCGCCGCCTGGATCCGCTGGCCACCGCGGCATCGGCGGACCTCGAAGCCCGCAAGGCCGCCTGGCTGGCGGCTGCCGATGCCGCCGCGCTGCGCTGCGCCGGCAACGACAGCGGCCGCGGCCGGCTCGACGCCACCCGGATCACGGGCGAACTGCGCGCCGCCTTTCCCGAAGGCGGCAGCGTGCGCCGCCAGGCCACCGCACTGCTGGCCGCATGCGACCGACCGATCGAAGACGTCACGCACGTCGGAGTGCGCACGGCCGGCCGCTGA
- a CDS encoding thymidine kinase yields MAKLYFYYSAMNAGKTTTLLQSAHNYRERGMRVLILTPALDDRAGRGRVASRIGLESPAEAFTTEDDLLARVERDVADHNGRLHCVLVDEAQFLRKPQVWQLTEVVDRLRIPVLCYGLRTDFRGELFEGSQYLLAWADEMHEIKTICHSGSKATMTVRVDDSGHAVQAGPQVEIGGNERYLSVSRAEFKRIARGEGGVEPAQASLPLQ; encoded by the coding sequence ATGGCCAAGCTGTATTTCTACTACTCGGCGATGAATGCCGGGAAGACCACGACCCTGCTGCAGTCCGCGCACAACTATCGCGAACGCGGGATGCGCGTGCTGATCCTGACGCCGGCGCTGGACGATCGCGCCGGGCGCGGCCGGGTCGCCTCGCGGATCGGACTGGAGTCGCCTGCCGAGGCGTTCACCACCGAGGACGACCTGCTGGCCCGGGTGGAACGCGACGTGGCCGACCACAACGGGCGGCTGCACTGCGTGCTGGTGGACGAGGCGCAGTTCCTGCGCAAGCCGCAGGTGTGGCAGCTCACCGAAGTGGTCGACCGGCTGCGCATCCCGGTGCTGTGCTACGGGCTGCGCACCGACTTCCGTGGCGAGCTGTTCGAGGGCAGCCAGTACCTGCTGGCCTGGGCGGACGAGATGCACGAGATCAAGACCATCTGCCATAGCGGCTCCAAGGCCACGATGACCGTGCGCGTGGACGACAGCGGGCATGCCGTGCAGGCGGGGCCACAGGTGGAGATCGGCGGCAACGAGCGCTACCTGTCGGTGAGCCGCGCCGAGTTCAAGCGCATCGCCCGCGGCGAGGGTGGCGTGGAGCCGGCGCAGGCGTCGCTGCCGTTGCAGTAG
- a CDS encoding sel1 repeat family protein, producing MRQDVALIIAAFAAFTVAGAECSAQEAPQGVAATMTVDTGPGRFIPELDPAVITSGMLEAHPDLAGRQRGMDALLDGRAEDALRHFRRGAYYGDKPSQAMLGELHWSGRGAPADRVDGYLWMFLAAERGYHQFQVWAQLYWEQLDAAERARVAERGPALRAEYGDAATGPRLATVLRRERRRGTGSMLDASGQGATITAYDGTRPIAIDGRRFYAKENFDPTAYREVQDRVWTAPVRGRVDVGEAEKVDKPKEPTP from the coding sequence ATGCGACAGGACGTTGCCCTCATCATCGCCGCGTTCGCGGCGTTCACCGTTGCCGGCGCGGAGTGCAGCGCCCAGGAGGCCCCCCAGGGCGTTGCGGCGACGATGACCGTCGATACCGGGCCGGGGCGCTTCATCCCCGAGCTCGATCCCGCGGTGATCACCTCGGGGATGCTGGAAGCCCACCCCGACCTTGCCGGCCGGCAGCGGGGCATGGACGCGCTGCTGGATGGCCGCGCGGAGGACGCGTTGCGGCACTTCCGCCGTGGCGCGTACTACGGCGACAAGCCGTCTCAGGCCATGCTCGGCGAACTGCACTGGTCGGGCAGGGGCGCCCCCGCGGACCGCGTGGACGGCTATCTGTGGATGTTCCTCGCCGCCGAGCGCGGCTATCACCAGTTCCAGGTCTGGGCGCAGCTCTACTGGGAGCAGCTCGACGCCGCGGAACGCGCGCGCGTGGCCGAACGCGGCCCGGCGCTGCGCGCGGAATACGGCGATGCAGCCACCGGGCCACGGCTGGCCACCGTGCTGCGTCGCGAGCGCCGACGTGGCACCGGCAGCATGCTCGATGCGTCCGGCCAGGGGGCGACGATCACCGCCTACGACGGTACCCGCCCCATCGCGATCGATGGCCGCAGGTTCTACGCCAAGGAGAACTTCGACCCGACGGCCTATCGGGAGGTGCAGGACCGGGTGTGGACGGCCCCGGTGCGTGGCCGGGTCGACGTCGGCGAAGCGGAAAAGGTGGACAAGCCGAAGGAGCCGACGCCGTAG
- a CDS encoding sel1 repeat family protein, whose protein sequence is MNRLSYGLLAGAIGLAMAGGTPVLPARAADSPSWTDRTPDYWNAHPDQKHRMLGIAALQEGRAEEARGHFERAARHADKASQALMAQLLWEGRGVPRDRALAYAWMDLAAERGDPRLAAQREVYWAELDAASRERAIEEGKAVYDQYADDVAQPRLERERRRWTMVAAGSRLGSPGAARVCTEQTMPRGKGAITGLGMCGSGADSAVHYADAKLSPAEYWRQRDLEAARLFGADLSQVDAPRR, encoded by the coding sequence ATGAACAGGCTGTCGTATGGACTGCTGGCGGGTGCGATCGGGCTGGCGATGGCGGGCGGAACCCCGGTCCTGCCGGCACGCGCAGCGGATTCGCCCTCCTGGACCGACCGGACTCCCGATTACTGGAACGCGCATCCCGACCAGAAGCACCGGATGCTCGGGATTGCCGCGTTGCAGGAAGGGCGCGCGGAGGAAGCACGCGGGCACTTCGAGCGCGCCGCGCGCCATGCCGACAAGGCGTCACAGGCGCTGATGGCGCAGTTGCTCTGGGAAGGCCGCGGCGTGCCCAGGGACCGCGCGCTGGCCTATGCGTGGATGGATCTCGCCGCCGAGCGTGGCGATCCGCGGCTGGCGGCGCAGCGCGAGGTCTACTGGGCGGAGCTGGACGCGGCGTCGCGCGAGCGCGCGATCGAGGAAGGCAAGGCGGTCTATGACCAGTACGCGGACGATGTCGCCCAGCCACGCCTGGAACGCGAGCGCCGACGCTGGACCATGGTGGCCGCCGGCAGCCGCCTTGGCTCACCGGGCGCGGCGCGCGTGTGCACCGAACAGACCATGCCGCGCGGCAAGGGTGCGATCACCGGGCTCGGGATGTGCGGGTCCGGGGCCGACTCGGCCGTGCATTACGCGGACGCGAAACTGAGTCCTGCCGAGTACTGGCGCCAGCGCGACCTCGAGGCCGCACGCCTGTTCGGCGCGGACTTGAGCCAGGTCGACGCGCCGCGTCGTTGA
- a CDS encoding UvrD-helicase domain-containing protein: protein MQGLNPPQRAAVLHCEGPLLVLAGAGSGKTRVIVEKIAHLIAAGHYPARRIAAITFTNKSAKEMRERVAKRIRGDAAEGLTISTFHALGLKLLQIEHERAGLRRGFSVFDADDCAAQFKDLCSGMKPDAIQALQGLVSRAKNAGLSPEEAAALARSTRELEAAELYSRYQARLTSFNAVDFDDLIRLPVQLLEAHEDLRLGWRERIGYLLVDECQDTNDAQYRLLKAIAGPKGNFTCVGDDDQSIYAWRGANPENLTSLGTDYPDLEIIKLEQNYRCSNRVLRAANALIANNPHEHLKTLWSAQADGERIRIWECRDHAHEAERVAAELQFLHASGGMQWNECCILFRSNFQSRALEKALQLMRVPYHLSGGTAFLERAEVKDALSWLRLVANPEDDSAFLRAVQSPKREVGATTLARLSELAQQAQMPMSRAIESIGLLKQLPPRAANALGTFADILRGLRQDANRLPPAELVRNLVERSGMLAAVRAQCRTEQQFAMRRGNLEELAGWFEGGARGAGPGDLAAQLALLTHADRDDPGNQVRMMSMHAAKGLEFRYVFIVGVEDGVLPHEASIDEGRIDEERRLLYVGITRAKERLWLSHAREATKWGSRMKLKPSRFLDELPPEELQRDGADPVADAEHKRERAGAGFAAIRALLDA from the coding sequence ATGCAAGGTCTCAATCCCCCCCAGCGTGCCGCGGTGCTCCACTGCGAAGGGCCGCTGCTGGTGCTCGCCGGCGCCGGCAGCGGCAAGACCCGCGTGATCGTCGAGAAGATCGCCCACCTGATCGCCGCCGGGCATTACCCCGCGCGTCGCATCGCCGCGATCACCTTCACCAACAAGTCGGCCAAGGAGATGCGCGAACGCGTCGCCAAGCGCATCCGCGGCGACGCGGCCGAAGGCCTGACCATCTCCACCTTCCACGCGCTGGGCCTGAAGCTGCTGCAGATCGAACACGAACGCGCCGGCCTGCGCCGCGGCTTCTCGGTGTTCGATGCCGACGACTGCGCGGCGCAATTCAAGGACCTGTGCAGCGGCATGAAACCCGACGCGATCCAGGCGCTGCAGGGTCTGGTGTCGCGGGCCAAGAACGCCGGCCTGTCGCCGGAGGAAGCCGCTGCGCTCGCACGCAGCACCCGCGAGCTCGAGGCGGCCGAGCTCTACAGCCGCTACCAGGCGCGACTGACGAGCTTCAACGCGGTCGACTTCGACGATCTGATCCGCCTGCCGGTGCAGTTGCTGGAAGCCCACGAGGACCTGCGGCTGGGCTGGCGCGAACGTATCGGCTACCTGCTGGTCGACGAATGCCAGGACACCAACGATGCCCAGTACCGCCTGCTCAAGGCGATCGCCGGGCCCAAGGGCAACTTCACCTGCGTGGGCGACGACGACCAGTCGATCTACGCCTGGCGCGGTGCGAACCCCGAGAACCTGACCTCGCTGGGCACCGATTATCCGGACCTCGAGATCATCAAGCTCGAGCAGAACTACCGCTGTTCCAACCGCGTGCTGCGCGCGGCCAACGCGCTGATCGCCAACAACCCGCACGAACACCTGAAGACGCTGTGGAGCGCGCAGGCCGATGGCGAGCGCATCCGCATCTGGGAATGCCGCGACCACGCCCACGAGGCCGAGCGCGTGGCCGCCGAGCTGCAGTTCCTGCATGCCTCGGGCGGCATGCAGTGGAACGAGTGCTGCATCCTGTTCCGCAGCAATTTCCAGTCGCGCGCGCTGGAAAAGGCGCTGCAACTGATGCGCGTGCCGTATCACCTGTCCGGCGGCACCGCGTTCCTGGAGCGCGCCGAGGTCAAGGACGCGCTGTCGTGGCTGCGGCTGGTCGCCAACCCGGAGGACGACAGCGCATTCCTGCGTGCGGTGCAGTCGCCCAAGCGCGAAGTGGGCGCGACCACGCTGGCGCGGCTGTCGGAACTCGCGCAGCAGGCGCAGATGCCGATGTCGCGGGCGATCGAATCGATCGGGCTGCTGAAGCAGTTGCCGCCACGCGCGGCGAACGCCCTCGGCACCTTCGCCGACATCCTGCGCGGCCTGCGCCAGGACGCGAACCGCCTGCCGCCGGCGGAACTCGTGCGCAACCTGGTCGAGCGTTCGGGGATGCTTGCCGCGGTGCGCGCGCAGTGCAGGACCGAACAGCAGTTCGCGATGCGCCGAGGCAACCTCGAGGAGCTTGCCGGCTGGTTCGAGGGCGGCGCGCGTGGGGCAGGCCCCGGTGACCTCGCCGCGCAGCTGGCGCTGCTCACCCATGCCGATCGCGACGACCCCGGCAACCAGGTGCGCATGATGAGCATGCACGCGGCCAAGGGACTGGAGTTCCGCTACGTATTCATCGTCGGCGTCGAGGACGGCGTGCTGCCGCACGAGGCCAGCATCGACGAGGGGCGCATCGACGAGGAGCGGCGCCTGCTGTACGTCGGCATCACCCGCGCCAAGGAGCGCTTGTGGCTGTCGCATGCCCGCGAGGCGACCAAGTGGGGCAGCCGGATGAAGCTCAAGCCCAGCCGCTTCCTCGACGAGCTTCCCCCCGAGGAGCTGCAGCGCGACGGCGCCGACCCGGTGGCCGATGCCGAGCACAAGCGAGAACGCGCGGGGGCGGGATTCGCCGCGATCAGGGCGCTGCTCGACGCCTGA
- a CDS encoding 5'-nucleotidase, lipoprotein e(P4) family yields the protein MRPLLLTLSLLAVGLTACRPAPETTTAQVPQATPTQQATRPAATDADDNLNAVLWVQRSVEYRATALSLFRAAADHLDAAIAEKNWDALVPDERDNPDAWAELPPAVIMDIDETVLDNSPYQARLVRDGAEYDEATWAAWVAEKKAEPVPGVVDFARAASDKGVTILYLSNRAQHLNEATLANLRAVGLPVKDDSVFLGLGTHVDGCEQHGSEKLCRRRLAGRDYRVIMQFGDQLGDFVQVIANTDEARNGLLEEYGDWFGERWWMLPNPTYGGWEPALFNNAWEQPREQRRVLKREALRLAQ from the coding sequence ATGCGTCCCCTGCTGCTGACCCTGTCCCTGCTCGCGGTGGGCCTGACGGCCTGCCGGCCGGCACCCGAGACCACCACTGCGCAGGTGCCGCAGGCCACTCCCACCCAGCAGGCCACGCGTCCGGCCGCGACCGACGCCGACGACAACCTCAACGCGGTGCTGTGGGTGCAGCGCTCCGTCGAATACCGGGCCACGGCGCTGTCGCTGTTCCGCGCCGCGGCCGACCACCTCGACGCGGCGATCGCCGAGAAGAACTGGGACGCGCTGGTGCCGGACGAGCGCGACAACCCCGACGCGTGGGCGGAGCTGCCGCCGGCGGTGATCATGGACATCGACGAGACCGTGCTCGACAACTCGCCCTACCAGGCACGCCTGGTGCGCGACGGCGCCGAGTACGACGAGGCGACGTGGGCCGCCTGGGTGGCGGAGAAGAAGGCGGAGCCGGTGCCCGGGGTCGTCGATTTCGCACGCGCCGCCAGCGACAAGGGCGTGACCATCCTCTACCTGTCCAATCGCGCCCAGCATCTCAACGAGGCCACGCTCGCCAACCTGCGCGCGGTGGGCCTTCCGGTGAAGGACGACAGCGTGTTCCTCGGCCTCGGCACCCATGTCGACGGCTGCGAACAGCACGGCAGCGAAAAGCTCTGCCGGCGCCGACTGGCCGGCCGCGATTACCGGGTGATCATGCAGTTCGGCGACCAGCTCGGCGATTTCGTGCAGGTCATCGCCAATACCGACGAAGCGCGGAATGGCCTGCTCGAGGAATACGGCGACTGGTTCGGCGAGCGCTGGTGGATGCTGCCCAATCCCACCTACGGTGGCTGGGAGCCGGCGCTGTTCAACAACGCCTGGGAGCAGCCGCGCGAACAGCGCCGCGTGCTGAAGCGCGAGGCGCTGCGGCTGGCGCAGTAG
- a CDS encoding FliI/YscN family ATPase yields MSRVDPLAAALAAAGNDPLLSALSSVKNVQRVGKVADAYGTLIRATGLKAAIGELCHLRNPPGEGDPSFSLAAEVVGVSRQHTLLTPLGALDGIAATTEVYASGRQAALRAGPGLLGRVLDAHGEPIDGKGPVAGPTVEAPIYAASPNPLTRNLIERPFSTGVRAIDTVMTAGEGQRIGIFAVAGGGKSTLLGMLARGGDADVNVIVLVGERGREVSEFIHDNLGEAGMRRSVIVVATSDRPALERSRAAWAGTAIAEHFRDQGKRVLLLVDSVTRFARALRDVGLAIGEPPARRGFPPSVFSALPRLFERAGNNDRGSITAFYTVLAEDEDGGDPIVEEVRSILDGHIVLSRKLAAAYHYPAIDVLTSLSRTMPRVVDQPHLRAAGQLRKYLAKYQDIELLLQLGEYKRGSDPEADIAIEKIAPIRNLLQQSSAELVPFEQSAQALRKLFG; encoded by the coding sequence ATGAGCCGGGTCGATCCGCTCGCAGCCGCGCTGGCCGCGGCCGGCAACGACCCGCTGCTGAGCGCGCTGTCGTCGGTCAAGAACGTGCAGCGCGTGGGCAAGGTGGCCGACGCCTACGGCACCCTGATCCGCGCCACCGGCCTCAAGGCCGCGATCGGCGAACTGTGTCACCTGCGCAACCCGCCGGGCGAAGGAGATCCTTCCTTCTCGCTTGCCGCGGAAGTCGTCGGAGTGTCGCGCCAGCACACCCTGCTGACGCCGTTGGGCGCGCTGGACGGCATCGCCGCCACCACCGAGGTCTACGCGAGCGGGCGGCAGGCGGCGTTGCGCGCTGGCCCGGGCCTGCTGGGGCGCGTGCTCGATGCGCATGGCGAACCGATCGACGGTAAAGGCCCGGTCGCCGGCCCGACGGTCGAGGCGCCGATCTACGCCGCCTCACCCAACCCGCTCACCCGCAACCTGATCGAGCGCCCGTTCTCCACCGGCGTGCGTGCGATCGACACCGTGATGACCGCCGGCGAAGGCCAGCGCATCGGCATCTTCGCGGTGGCCGGCGGCGGCAAGAGCACGCTGCTGGGCATGCTCGCGCGCGGTGGCGATGCCGACGTCAACGTGATCGTGCTGGTCGGCGAGCGCGGCCGCGAGGTCAGCGAGTTCATCCACGACAACCTAGGCGAGGCGGGCATGCGCCGCTCGGTGATCGTGGTCGCCACCTCCGACCGCCCGGCGCTCGAGCGCAGCCGTGCGGCGTGGGCGGGCACCGCGATTGCCGAACACTTCCGCGACCAGGGCAAGCGCGTGCTGCTGCTGGTCGACTCCGTCACCCGTTTCGCGCGCGCGTTGCGCGATGTCGGCCTCGCGATCGGCGAGCCGCCGGCACGCCGTGGCTTCCCGCCTTCGGTGTTCAGTGCGCTGCCGCGGTTGTTCGAGCGCGCCGGCAACAACGACCGGGGCTCGATCACCGCGTTCTACACCGTGCTGGCCGAGGACGAGGACGGTGGCGATCCCATCGTCGAGGAAGTGCGTTCGATCCTCGACGGCCACATCGTGCTGTCGCGCAAGCTGGCCGCCGCGTACCACTACCCGGCCATCGACGTGCTGACCAGCCTCAGCCGCACCATGCCGCGGGTGGTCGACCAGCCGCACCTGCGCGCCGCCGGCCAGTTGCGCAAGTACCTCGCCAAGTACCAGGACATCGAGCTGCTGCTGCAACTGGGCGAGTACAAGCGCGGCAGTGATCCGGAAGCCGATATCGCGATCGAGAAGATCGCCCCGATCCGCAACCTGCTGCAGCAGTCGTCGGCGGAGCTGGTGCCGTTCGAGCAGTCCGCGCAGGCGCTCAGGAAGCTGTTCGGATGA
- a CDS encoding FliH/SctL family protein — MTTPTPQPAIAVHDQRVFARAVGARVVPAQAWARLEEIDRLLDQVNALYAEATADIERAREQGQAAGFAEGLARAQQQMTEKLASLNEQRARVLGDAAARISELACAIVARIAPGFDAARVVPPLVMQAVEAAQAEQFLLIRVHPSVRESVAAGLGAVRQAHPAVGVIELVDDESLDPLSCVVVSEAGEVRAGVAQQIEAIRTALAGATTRDAGT; from the coding sequence ATGACTACCCCCACGCCCCAGCCCGCCATCGCCGTCCACGACCAGCGTGTGTTCGCGCGCGCCGTGGGGGCCCGGGTGGTGCCGGCGCAGGCCTGGGCACGGCTGGAGGAGATCGACCGGCTGCTCGACCAGGTCAACGCGCTGTACGCGGAGGCCACCGCCGATATCGAACGCGCGCGCGAACAGGGCCAGGCCGCGGGCTTCGCCGAGGGCCTGGCGCGCGCCCAGCAGCAGATGACCGAGAAGCTTGCCAGCCTCAACGAGCAGCGCGCGCGCGTGCTCGGCGACGCGGCTGCGCGCATCAGCGAACTGGCCTGCGCGATCGTGGCGCGCATCGCCCCCGGCTTCGATGCCGCCCGCGTGGTGCCGCCGCTGGTGATGCAGGCGGTCGAGGCCGCGCAGGCCGAACAGTTCCTGCTGATCCGCGTGCATCCCAGCGTGCGCGAGAGCGTGGCCGCGGGCCTGGGCGCGGTGCGCCAGGCGCATCCGGCGGTGGGCGTGATCGAGCTGGTCGACGACGAGAGCCTGGACCCGCTGAGCTGCGTGGTGGTCTCGGAAGCCGGCGAAGTGCGCGCCGGTGTCGCCCAGCAGATCGAGGCGATCCGTACCGCGCTGGCCGGCGCGACCACGCGGGACGCCGGGACATGA